The genomic segment CGACGGTCTCGTCGTTGAGGATGCGGCCATCCTCGATCAGGCCGTCATGGCCGTGGCTGGTGTAGGGGTCGAGCGCGACGTCGCACAGCACGCCGATCTGCGGGAATTCCTTCTTGATCGCGCGGACGGTCTTGCAGATCAGGTTTTCGGGGTTGGCGGCTTCGGTGCCGTGCTCGTCGCGCAGCGACGGCTCGGTGAACGGGAACAGCGCGATGCACGGGATGTCGAGCTTGGCGGCGCGTTCGGCGTCGCGAACGATCTGGTCGACGCTGAGTCGTTCGACGCCCGGCATCGAGGCGACCTGAACCCGCTGGTTGGTGCCGTCGACCACGAACATCGGCCAGATCAGGTCGTCGGTGGTGAGGACATTCTCGCGCACCAGACGGCGAGCCCACTCAGTCTTGCGGTTGCGGCGCGGACGGATGGTGAGATCGAGCGGCGGAGCGGCGGGCCGGGTCGAGGGGTCACGAATCTCGATGGGACGGCCGAATTTGATCGCCATGGTGCCAACTCTCCCTGCAGGCTCTGCTGTGTTCATGGAAAGTAGCATTTTGGCACCCCCGCGTCACCGCACTGTTGATTTGGCGCAATCAGAGTGTTCCGCGGCGATCACAGCCGATTGATTTTGCTGGCCCGGCGGGCCAAGACTCGGGCCAGACCGCACCGCACCACCACCGATCCGGTAACCGAGCCGCATGTCCGAACTTCCACCACGCGAACAACCGCCGAGAGACCAGGCGATTTCGGTCGCGGCGATCTCGCCGGAGCGGCCCGACAATCATGAGAACGACTGGACGCGGCGCCTGGTGCTGTTCCTGCGGGTGATGGCGGTGCTGTCGGTCGCCAAGGGCCTCTACCATTGGGCGCAGATCACCGGCTTCGTCGGCGGCGAAGACGACGCGTTCGAAGTCCAGACTATGGCCTGGCAGACCGCCACGATCTATTTCGCGGTGATCGAGCTGGTCGCCGCCGTCGGGCTGTGGCTCGCGACGCCATGGGGCGCCGTGGTGTGGCTGACGACCGTGGTGTCGATGGCGGTGATCGAACTGATGTTCCCGGCCATCTATGGCGGCAGCCTGCTGGTGGTGCTCGGCGAAGCGCTACTGCTCGCCGCCTATCTGGCGCTCGCCTGGATGGCGGCGCGCGAACGGCCGCCATAGCGGCAGCTCTTGCGAGCGCTGCCGCATCACGCAAGGCGGCGCCGTATCAACAACAACCAAAACATAAGGGGGAAACCATGGACCAGCTTCATTCCGGCGGCACCGGCGGCAGCCTGATCGTCAATGCGATCGCGCGTTACGGCGATCG from the Rhodopseudomonas palustris genome contains:
- a CDS encoding DUF6163 family protein — its product is MSELPPREQPPRDQAISVAAISPERPDNHENDWTRRLVLFLRVMAVLSVAKGLYHWAQITGFVGGEDDAFEVQTMAWQTATIYFAVIELVAAVGLWLATPWGAVVWLTTVVSMAVIELMFPAIYGGSLLVVLGEALLLAAYLALAWMAARERPP